DNA from Fibrobacter sp. UWH6:
GAACTTCACGACGCCATCAATGAGGGAGAACAAGGTGAAATCCTTGCCCATGCCGACATTCTTGCCGTTGTGGAAGTGAGAACCGCGCTGACGGACAATGATGTTGCCAGCCTTGACAACTTCACCAGCATACTTCTTGACACCAAGATACTTGGCGTTAGAGTCGCGACCGTTACGAACAGAACCTTGACCTTTCTTATGTGCCATGGATTAAGCCTCCTTAGCCTTACGCAGAGAGTTCTTCTTGACCTTAGCAGGCTTCGGGAGACCCTGAGCGATCTTTTCCTTGCGAGTGAGGGGCTTGTTCTGAGCCTTCTGCTTAGCAAGGGCAGCCACGCGAGCGCGGTTGCGGGTAATAACTTGAGGT
Protein-coding regions in this window:
- the rpmA gene encoding 50S ribosomal protein L27, translated to MAHKKGQGSVRNGRDSNAKYLGVKKYAGEVVKAGNIIVRQRGSHFHNGKNVGMGKDFTLFSLIDGVVKFEYVDAKRQKVSVYAEEN